Proteins from one Hemiscyllium ocellatum isolate sHemOce1 chromosome 6, sHemOce1.pat.X.cur, whole genome shotgun sequence genomic window:
- the lipt1 gene encoding lipoyltransferase 1, mitochondrial, whose amino-acid sequence MPLLNAGFRAAWRTLSPACYTTLAALAESRGDSALLLKSTSTDIYENLALEDWLHEYVQSRDRHVLLLWRNCPTVVIGRHQNPWQECNLKLMRDQGIQLSRRRSGGGTVYHDLGNINLTFFTSKKKYDRRGNLELVISALKRIRPQLNVLATDRYDLLLNGVFKISGTASKIGRTSAYHHCTLLCNSNRHLLSSVLHSPHQGLKTNATPSIPATVKNLCDEDPTLTCDLLMDAIAMEYARRHSCQSKIVLVDPKDNLLLPGIAKFTQELKSWDWIYGRTPKFSISHYFSVDHNLPGAEVELNMSITHGRIESCNIKLFSDWLPSMMCNQLASDLIGNKFCPTETLILGSAYLRVCSQDNELCTKWNALCEQVMAIM is encoded by the coding sequence ATGCCCTTGCTGAATGCTGGATTCCGGGCAGCATGGAGAACTCTCTCTCCTGCTTGCTACACCACCCTGGCCGCTTTGGCTGAGTCCCGGGGCGACAGCGCTCTGCTTCTGAAATCCACGTCCACAGATATTTACGAGAACCTGGCGCTGGAGGACTGGTTACACGAGTACGTGCAGTCCCGGGACCGGCATGTGCTCCTGCTCTGGAGGAATTGCCCCACAGTGGTCATCGGTCGCCACCAGAATCCCTGGCAGGAATGTAATCTCAAACTCATGAGAGACCAAGGCATCCAACTGAGCCGGAGGAGGAGCGGGGGAGGAACCGTCTATCACGACCTGGGAAACATCAACCTGACCTTCTTCACCTCCAAGAAGAAGTACGATAGGCGCGGCAACTTGGAGTTGGTTATCTCTGCTCTGAAGAGGATTCGACCCCAGCTGAATGTGTTAGCCACGGACAGGTACGACCTGCTGCTCAACGGAGTCTTTAAAATCTCGGGCACTGCCTCGAAGATTGGAAGGACATCTGCTTACCACCATTGCACTTTGCTGTGCAACTCTAACAGGCATCTTTTAtcctctgttctccattctccacaCCAAGGTCTAAAAACCAACGCCACCCCCAGTATACCTGCCACTGTGAAAAATCTGTGTGATGAGGATCCCACTCTTACTTGTGATCTATTGATGGATGCCATTGCAATGGAGTACGCAAGGCGGCATAGCTGTCAAAGCAAAATTGTGCTTGTGGACCCTAAAGACAATTTGTTGCTACCAGGGATTGCCAAATTTACCCAGGAGCTTAAAAGCTGGGATTGGATCTATGGAAGAACACCAAAGTTCAGCATCAGCCACTATTTCTCTGTGGACCATAATTTACCTGGGGCAGAAGTTGAACTGAACATGAGCATTACTCATGGCAGAATTGAAAGCTGCAATATTAAATTGTTTTCAGATTGGCTACCATCCATGATGTGTAACCAATTAGCTTCAGACCTCATTGGCAACAAATTTTGCCCAACTGAAACACTGATTTTGGGGAGTGCATATTTAAGGGTTTGTTCCCAAGACAATGAGCTGTGTACCAAATGGAATGCACTATGTGAACAAGTTATGGCAATTATGTAA